A single genomic interval of Nostoc commune NIES-4072 harbors:
- a CDS encoding WD40 repeat domain-containing protein, which translates to MDWISLLKSQQADFLQRVKKPKTYDLSLLESQVKGCHTEIMAFWGEPLARLQELSRQQAEVLAKNPPPTPPEYPEPPDWTIPFPKYFQQQAQDYLLREHIVDRVITERLGKLVKKVSQDTVENMVLDDEGSLCGESKFSYVLKDNPQLSVQVYVADGESFNGIKKNKIRWSVTQEDLRKHQVLIFLCLFYPSTGKLGYDEKQCIITGFLPANQIELTEPKLYINPSHLLYAGGLNWYLESLIGKKDTSPLIHDLAIADTIQTLPSEHCLKGIVGDWECWQTLQGHTRGINCLAFSSGYNNGTLPILASGSRGETKLWDLSKGELIDTLSEYPWVISGLVDEVNSVAFSSDGQTLVSCGADSTIKLWHVGALDLIDILHKHNGVVRCAAFTPDGRMLATGGDDRKILFWDLMQRQVAIALSLDDTAAHSLVLSRDGETLVTGSYRKIKVWRTLPQTGIKSLKDAQPLHTLMGHSHIVRSLAISADGKMLVSGSWDQTIKIWQLETGGLLHTLKGHRDRIYAIALSPDGQIIASGSADKTIKLWHLQTGELLGTFTGHTHIVTALAFTASGEMLVSGSLDKTIKIWQRS; encoded by the coding sequence ATGGATTGGATTAGCTTACTCAAATCTCAACAAGCTGACTTCCTTCAACGTGTGAAAAAACCTAAAACTTATGACTTATCTTTGCTAGAAAGTCAAGTCAAGGGTTGTCACACTGAAATTATGGCTTTTTGGGGCGAGCCTTTGGCTAGACTCCAAGAACTTTCTCGCCAACAAGCAGAAGTTCTTGCCAAAAATCCGCCGCCAACGCCACCAGAATATCCTGAACCTCCTGACTGGACGATACCTTTTCCCAAATATTTCCAACAACAAGCCCAAGATTATCTTTTGCGGGAGCATATTGTTGACCGGGTGATAACTGAACGTTTGGGGAAGTTGGTAAAAAAGGTATCACAAGATACTGTGGAAAACATGGTTTTAGATGATGAGGGAAGTTTGTGTGGCGAAAGCAAGTTTTCTTATGTACTAAAAGATAATCCTCAGCTAAGTGTTCAAGTTTATGTTGCTGATGGAGAAAGTTTTAATGGTATTAAGAAAAACAAAATTAGGTGGTCGGTTACTCAAGAAGATTTAAGAAAGCACCAAGTATTAATTTTTCTGTGTTTGTTTTATCCATCTACAGGTAAGCTAGGATACGACGAGAAACAGTGCATAATTACAGGCTTTTTACCTGCAAATCAAATTGAACTTACTGAACCAAAACTCTACATTAATCCGAGTCACTTGTTGTATGCAGGGGGGTTAAATTGGTATTTAGAATCACTTATTGGTAAAAAAGACACGTCGCCATTAATTCATGATTTAGCGATCGCAGATACAATACAGACTCTACCATCAGAGCATTGCCTTAAGGGTATAGTCGGTGACTGGGAATGCTGGCAAACTTTGCAAGGACACACCAGAGGTATTAATTGCCTAGCTTTCAGTTCTGGGTATAATAATGGCACTTTACCCATATTGGCAAGTGGTAGTCGGGGAGAGACAAAACTCTGGGATTTAAGCAAGGGTGAATTAATAGATACATTATCAGAGTATCCTTGGGTGATATCTGGGCTGGTGGATGAAGTGAATTCCGTAGCTTTTAGTTCAGATGGACAAACTTTAGTCAGTTGCGGTGCAGATTCCACAATTAAGCTTTGGCATGTAGGCGCTTTAGATTTAATAGATATTTTGCACAAACATAATGGGGTAGTGCGGTGTGCTGCTTTCACCCCAGATGGCAGAATGTTAGCAACAGGCGGAGATGATAGAAAAATTCTGTTTTGGGATTTGATGCAACGTCAGGTTGCGATCGCACTCTCTTTAGATGATACAGCTGCTCATTCCCTGGTTTTGAGTCGAGACGGCGAAACTTTAGTTACAGGTAGCTATCGCAAAATCAAAGTCTGGCGCACCTTACCCCAGACGGGGATAAAAAGTTTAAAGGATGCACAACCACTGCATACTCTCATGGGTCATTCTCACATCGTTCGTTCTTTGGCCATTAGTGCAGATGGTAAAATGCTCGTGAGTGGTAGCTGGGATCAAACGATTAAAATTTGGCAATTGGAGACAGGGGGATTACTTCATACTCTGAAAGGACATAGAGATAGAATATATGCGATCGCATTAAGTCCCGATGGACAAATAATTGCTAGCGGTAGTGCTGATAAAACCATTAAGTTGTGGCATCTACAAACTGGGGAATTGCTGGGTACGTTTACAGGTCATACTCATATAGTCACAGCATTAGCTTTCACAGCTTCCGGTGAGATGTTGGTTAGCGGGAGCTTGGATAAGACAATTAAAATTTGGCAACGGAGTTGA
- a CDS encoding aromatic ring-hydroxylating oxygenase subunit alpha — translation MKNNDNFVLRNTWYYALPSNQIKPGMMISRIFLGEPVLLVRSQDGKVSAMTDICPHRGVPLSCGRFNGQEVECCYHGWRFDPAGRCTAIPSLVEEQQMDLRRFDVDSYTVREAQGNIWIYMADPDNPQPASEMEIPVIPGFGDRSHQFVEVVKFPCFIDHAVVGLMDPAHSPYVHRAWWWRSEQLHEEVKQFDASPYGFTMRRHRLPANGGRLYWLIGGGVPETEISFRLPGVRIEETTIGNHRVVNLTAVTPISDTETEVTFALYWTLPWVGFFKPLLHVLARTFIGQDRTVVEKQQIGLKYNPVLRLIKDSDMQAQWYYQLKREYAKSVAERREFVNPVKGQILRWRA, via the coding sequence ATGAAAAATAACGATAACTTTGTATTACGTAATACTTGGTACTATGCTCTGCCTAGTAATCAGATTAAGCCAGGTATGATGATCAGCCGCATTTTCTTGGGAGAACCAGTGCTGCTAGTCCGCAGTCAGGATGGTAAAGTTTCTGCGATGACAGATATTTGTCCACATCGTGGTGTGCCCTTGAGTTGTGGTAGATTCAATGGACAAGAAGTAGAATGCTGTTACCACGGTTGGCGCTTTGACCCGGCTGGACGCTGCACTGCAATACCTTCTCTTGTAGAAGAGCAGCAAATGGATTTGAGGCGCTTTGACGTAGATTCATATACAGTCCGGGAAGCACAAGGGAATATCTGGATATATATGGCTGATCCCGATAACCCTCAACCTGCTTCTGAGATGGAGATTCCGGTAATTCCAGGGTTTGGCGATCGCTCTCACCAGTTCGTAGAAGTGGTAAAGTTCCCTTGTTTTATAGATCATGCAGTGGTAGGTCTGATGGACCCTGCTCATTCACCTTATGTTCATCGCGCTTGGTGGTGGCGAAGTGAGCAACTGCACGAAGAAGTGAAGCAATTCGATGCTTCGCCCTATGGCTTCACAATGCGACGACATCGATTACCAGCAAATGGGGGTCGATTATACTGGCTGATTGGCGGTGGTGTGCCAGAAACGGAGATTTCTTTTCGTTTACCTGGAGTCAGAATCGAAGAAACCACAATTGGCAACCATCGAGTCGTTAATTTAACGGCAGTTACACCAATTTCAGACACAGAAACTGAAGTAACTTTTGCTCTTTACTGGACACTTCCTTGGGTAGGATTTTTCAAGCCACTGTTACATGTGCTGGCGCGAACTTTCATTGGTCAAGACCGAACGGTTGTAGAAAAGCAGCAGATTGGTTTGAAATATAATCCCGTGCTGCGACTGATTAAAGACTCAGATATGCAGGCGCAGTGGTATTACCAGTTAAAGCGAGAGTATGCTAAGTCTGTCGCTGAAAGACGAGAATTTGTGAATCCTGTCAAGGGTCAGATACTCCGGTGGCGTGCTTAA
- a CDS encoding TspO/MBR family protein gives MIKSWMVIGGVAFLVALAANVITPSDRQWFKRLQRPRWLTFEGAIPIIWTVIFICGAWSAYIVWEKDPGSTSTWLIMGLYLLLEIVTIAYTPVMFKLRSLKVGTILGGTGFIICALLILAVLGFSGWAALLLVPYLLWSPIGTYTTWQMISLNPQDA, from the coding sequence ATGATTAAATCTTGGATGGTGATTGGGGGTGTCGCTTTCTTAGTTGCTTTAGCAGCTAACGTAATTACACCTAGCGATCGCCAATGGTTCAAGCGCTTACAACGGCCGAGATGGCTAACTTTTGAGGGTGCGATTCCTATTATCTGGACTGTAATATTTATTTGCGGTGCTTGGTCAGCTTATATTGTCTGGGAAAAAGATCCAGGAAGCACCTCAACCTGGTTAATCATGGGTTTATACTTGCTTTTAGAAATTGTAACCATTGCCTATACACCTGTAATGTTTAAGCTTCGCAGCCTGAAAGTCGGTACAATTCTTGGTGGCACAGGTTTTATCATTTGTGCTTTATTGATACTTGCAGTTTTAGGTTTTTCTGGTTGGGCAGCACTATTACTAGTTCCTTATTTGCTGTGGAGTCCCATTGGTACTTATACCACTTGGCAGATGATCAGTCTCAATCCTCAAGATGCTTAA
- a CDS encoding TspO/MBR family protein, protein MIPSWIIIGAVTFFVALGSFFITPRDVKWFANLSRPRWLVFEPLIPVIWTVIFVCGAASAYIVWEKNPGSPITWLLMALYLLVEIITVAYIPTMLRFRSLKVGEVLGLIGLISGVVLAISVLPISLTAALLLLPYLIWTPIGTYTTDELKELNPLDA, encoded by the coding sequence ATGATTCCATCTTGGATAATAATTGGGGCTGTAACTTTCTTCGTCGCCCTTGGTAGTTTCTTCATCACACCGCGTGATGTTAAATGGTTTGCAAATTTAAGTCGCCCACGTTGGCTAGTTTTTGAGCCGCTAATTCCGGTCATTTGGACTGTAATTTTTGTTTGCGGTGCAGCTTCAGCTTATATTGTCTGGGAAAAAAATCCCGGAAGCCCAATTACTTGGCTACTAATGGCTTTATATCTCTTGGTAGAAATTATCACCGTTGCCTATATACCTACAATGTTGAGGTTTCGCAGCCTCAAAGTTGGGGAAGTTCTTGGGCTAATCGGTTTGATTTCAGGCGTTGTCCTCGCAATCAGCGTTTTGCCAATTTCTTTAACGGCGGCGCTGTTACTCCTTCCCTATCTAATTTGGACTCCCATTGGTACTTACACTACCGACGAATTAAAAGAGTTAAATCCTTTAGATGCATAG
- a CDS encoding SDR family oxidoreductase has translation MTSASYIFLAGASRGVGREIAQYLTAQQLKVKALLRTTAVASELEKIGIEVVLGDALNVGDVERAMLTDEPIHTVISTIGGLPSDVERPDYPGNKNLIDAAVKAGVQKFILVSSIGAGNSVVAVSPQVLAVLGKVLAEKDKAEQHLIASGLTYTIIRPGGLKSEPATGNGVLTEDPHIIGSINRADVAQLVGRCLNSERANNKILSAIDRNMQFGQREFAEFTLQ, from the coding sequence ATGACAAGTGCATCTTATATTTTTCTGGCTGGAGCAAGTCGCGGTGTTGGTCGAGAAATTGCTCAATATCTGACAGCGCAACAGCTAAAAGTCAAAGCACTCCTGAGAACAACAGCAGTTGCTAGTGAACTAGAAAAAATCGGTATTGAGGTAGTTCTGGGAGATGCCTTGAATGTTGGCGATGTAGAACGCGCAATGCTTACAGATGAACCTATTCACACCGTTATCAGTACTATTGGCGGTTTACCATCAGATGTAGAAAGACCCGATTACCCTGGTAATAAAAATCTGATTGATGCAGCAGTTAAAGCTGGGGTGCAAAAGTTTATTCTTGTGTCTTCCATTGGTGCTGGCAATAGTGTTGTTGCTGTCTCACCCCAAGTTTTAGCGGTACTGGGAAAAGTTTTAGCTGAGAAAGACAAAGCTGAACAACACTTAATTGCCAGTGGACTCACCTATACAATCATCCGTCCTGGTGGACTAAAGTCAGAACCAGCAACAGGTAATGGTGTTTTAACTGAAGATCCGCACATTATTGGTAGCATAAATCGTGCAGATGTGGCGCAGTTAGTTGGTCGCTGTTTAAATAGTGAGCGTGCCAATAATAAAATTTTGTCAGCGATAGACCGAAATATGCAGTTTGGACAAAGAGAATTTGCAGAATTTACTTTGCAGTAA
- a CDS encoding DUF928 domain-containing protein: MKSNSQQIKLFLVVALSCTSLLVSLTPVLAKPTLSSSPSARGAKTNLAQATAFNQPSLPSGPPPGGRVRGGAKRDGGDACPLPITKTDLTALVPFTEEDNSVINVWGQTTVEHPSWFFYVPYTKDLPYAVEFVLQDQDLKDIYKEAIALPDKAGVIRVSLPTNAPALALNKQYRWFLTVNCDRQENSPPTFVEGVIQRIELKPAALKELQTTEPLKRYAIYAQNGIWYEALTTLAQLRDQNPKNAGLQAEWRNLLSSIRLDDIATEPIVSEKF, from the coding sequence ATGAAGTCAAATTCACAACAGATAAAACTGTTTTTAGTAGTAGCTCTTAGCTGCACCAGTTTACTCGTTAGCTTGACTCCAGTACTGGCAAAACCAACTCTTAGTTCTTCACCTAGCGCTCGTGGTGCTAAAACGAACCTTGCTCAAGCTACAGCCTTTAATCAACCTTCGCTTCCATCTGGCCCGCCTCCTGGAGGCCGGGTTCGTGGTGGAGCAAAGCGCGACGGCGGGGATGCATGTCCACTTCCTATTACTAAAACTGACTTGACTGCTTTAGTGCCCTTTACTGAGGAAGATAACTCAGTGATTAATGTCTGGGGACAGACAACGGTAGAACACCCAAGTTGGTTTTTCTACGTGCCTTATACCAAAGATTTGCCCTACGCAGTTGAATTTGTGCTTCAAGATCAGGACTTGAAGGACATTTACAAAGAAGCGATCGCTCTACCAGATAAAGCAGGAGTTATCCGCGTTTCTCTGCCTACCAACGCTCCTGCCTTAGCACTAAATAAACAATATCGCTGGTTTTTAACTGTTAACTGTGACCGCCAAGAGAATTCTCCCCCGACTTTCGTCGAAGGAGTAATACAACGAATCGAACTCAAACCAGCCGCTCTCAAAGAGCTACAAACCACAGAACCTCTAAAGCGCTATGCTATCTATGCCCAAAATGGGATATGGTATGAGGCACTGACGACACTGGCCCAACTGCGCGATCAAAATCCTAAAAATGCAGGATTACAAGCAGAGTGGCGGAATTTGTTAAGCAGCATCCGCTTAGATGATATTGCAACAGAACCGATTGTTTCGGAAAAATTTTAG
- a CDS encoding Uma2 family endonuclease, translated as MTVTTYKWTIERYHRAIEAGIFDDQPIELLRGDLIVMPPEREPHAYYNTEAADYLRTLLGERAKIRDAKPITLPNNSEPVPDVAIVKPLGEVYLEHHPYPEDIFWIIEFSKSTLSKDLGDKKDIYAEAGIAEYWVVNLKNSQLQVFRDLKNGQYTTELTLTTGTIVPLAFGDVSVQVNRLVGFPKI; from the coding sequence ATGACGGTAACTACCTATAAATGGACAATTGAACGCTATCACCGAGCAATAGAAGCAGGGATTTTTGACGACCAACCCATTGAACTATTGCGCGGCGACCTCATAGTTATGCCCCCAGAACGCGAACCCCATGCCTACTACAATACAGAAGCAGCTGATTATCTCCGCACACTGCTAGGTGAACGCGCAAAAATCCGCGATGCCAAACCCATCACCTTACCAAACAACTCAGAACCTGTCCCCGATGTGGCTATTGTCAAACCTCTAGGCGAGGTCTACTTAGAACACCACCCTTACCCTGAAGATATTTTCTGGATTATCGAATTTTCTAAGTCAACCTTGAGCAAAGACTTAGGTGATAAAAAAGACATCTATGCAGAAGCAGGCATTGCTGAATATTGGGTTGTCAATCTCAAAAATTCTCAGTTACAAGTATTTCGAGACTTAAAAAATGGGCAATACACAACTGAACTGACATTAACCACAGGTACTATTGTCCCCCTAGCCTTTGGTGATGTATCAGTCCAAGTTAATCGCCTGGTAGGTTTCCCAAAAATATAA
- a CDS encoding Uma2 family endonuclease, whose protein sequence is MTIATQPQRTLEDFLKLPETEPASDFINGEIIQKPMPQGEHSRLQAKFCNVINNVTESQKIAYAFSELRCTFGGASIVPDVSVFRWDTIPKTPSGRIANRFEIHPDWAIEIISPDQRLKKVLSKLLHCSRNGTELGWLINPEDESVLGIFPGQRVELYEGADKLPILDGIDLELTVEQVFGWLSFT, encoded by the coding sequence ATGACTATTGCCACTCAACCCCAACGGACTTTAGAAGATTTCCTCAAACTACCAGAAACTGAGCCAGCATCAGACTTTATTAACGGAGAAATCATTCAAAAACCAATGCCCCAAGGTGAACATAGCCGACTACAGGCTAAATTTTGTAATGTTATTAATAACGTAACTGAAAGCCAAAAAATTGCTTACGCTTTTTCAGAACTACGCTGTACCTTTGGCGGTGCTTCTATCGTCCCTGATGTGTCTGTATTTCGCTGGGACACAATTCCTAAAACTCCATCTGGCAGAATTGCTAACCGCTTTGAAATTCATCCTGACTGGGCAATTGAGATTATTTCCCCAGATCAAAGGTTAAAAAAAGTGTTGAGTAAATTATTGCATTGTTCGCGCAATGGTACTGAATTAGGCTGGTTAATCAACCCAGAAGACGAAAGTGTGCTAGGGATTTTTCCTGGACAGCGAGTGGAATTATACGAAGGTGCTGATAAATTACCTATCCTTGACGGTATCGATTTGGAACTGACTGTGGAACAAGTTTTTGGCTGGTTGAGTTTCACGTAA
- a CDS encoding AI-2E family transporter produces the protein MNLGQWIGLIAIVLSLYILWQIREVLLLMFAAVVLATTLNRLAKRFQRLGMRRGFAVLLAVAIFFAVIAGFFWLIVPPFVQQFQELTYQVPKGFGRFNDWLDALRSHIPTQLIPYIPDINSLIQQAQPFANRLLGNSFAFVSGSLEVVLKILLVLVLTGMILADPVAYRKVFVRLFPSFYRRRVDGILDKCEVSLEGWITGALIAIFVVGLMSLIGLSILHVKAALALAVLAGFFNLIPNLGPTMSVIPAMAIAFLDEPWKAIAVLILYFFIQQAESNFITPVVMAHQVSLLPAVTLIAQLFFVTFFGFLGLFLALPLTVVAKIWLQEVLIKDVLDEWGNDHKKETELVIIPESLGGDDNWTSENPDVNRERRIDDDILQKED, from the coding sequence GTGAACCTCGGTCAATGGATCGGCTTAATCGCCATCGTTCTTTCTTTATACATCCTGTGGCAAATTCGGGAAGTGCTTTTGCTCATGTTTGCCGCAGTTGTGTTAGCCACCACCTTAAATCGGCTAGCGAAACGCTTCCAACGCTTAGGTATGAGGCGTGGATTCGCCGTCCTCCTCGCAGTAGCTATCTTTTTTGCAGTTATTGCGGGTTTTTTCTGGCTAATTGTGCCGCCATTTGTACAGCAGTTTCAAGAACTAACCTATCAGGTTCCTAAAGGGTTTGGGCGCTTTAATGATTGGCTTGATGCCCTGAGAAGTCATATTCCTACTCAGTTGATTCCCTACATCCCAGATATCAATAGCCTTATCCAACAAGCACAGCCTTTTGCCAATCGGCTATTGGGAAACTCCTTTGCCTTTGTATCTGGGTCTTTGGAAGTTGTCCTCAAGATTTTGCTAGTGTTGGTTTTAACGGGAATGATCTTAGCCGACCCCGTGGCTTACCGCAAAGTATTTGTGCGGCTTTTCCCCTCATTTTATCGGCGGCGGGTAGATGGGATTTTAGATAAATGTGAAGTCTCTTTGGAGGGATGGATTACAGGCGCTTTAATTGCCATCTTTGTAGTGGGGTTGATGAGTCTGATTGGCTTATCAATTTTGCATGTCAAGGCAGCATTAGCTTTAGCGGTTTTAGCGGGATTCTTTAACTTAATTCCCAATCTGGGCCCGACGATGAGTGTAATACCAGCAATGGCGATCGCTTTCTTGGATGAACCTTGGAAAGCGATCGCTGTCTTAATTCTCTACTTTTTTATTCAACAGGCTGAGAGTAATTTCATCACGCCCGTTGTTATGGCGCATCAAGTCTCATTGCTACCAGCCGTAACCTTAATTGCCCAACTATTTTTCGTCACTTTCTTTGGCTTTTTAGGATTATTTCTGGCGCTACCCCTAACTGTTGTTGCTAAGATTTGGTTGCAAGAAGTACTCATCAAAGATGTTTTGGATGAATGGGGCAATGACCATAAAAAAGAAACTGAGCTTGTAATAATTCCTGAATCGCTTGGAGGAGATGATAATTGGACATCAGAAAATCCCGATGTTAATCGGGAGCGACGCATTGATGATGATATCTTGCAAAAAGAAGATTAA
- a CDS encoding secondary thiamine-phosphate synthase enzyme YjbQ, which translates to MPIINKLIEIETEPKINIHNITPQIQDFLTSTSIKNGQILVFSRHTTTALAINEDEVRLLEDIKVFLQKLAPESDSYLHNDLHLRDVPEDEPINAHSHLMAMMLTTSEIIPIVDGKLALGTWQSVLFFELDGPRKRTVFFQISGE; encoded by the coding sequence ATGCCAATTATTAATAAGTTAATTGAAATTGAAACTGAACCAAAAATTAATATTCATAATATAACACCACAAATCCAAGATTTTCTTACTTCAACATCAATTAAAAATGGACAAATTTTAGTATTTTCTCGACACACAACCACAGCTTTAGCTATCAACGAAGATGAAGTCAGATTATTAGAAGATATAAAAGTGTTTTTGCAAAAATTAGCACCTGAATCAGACAGCTATTTACATAATGACTTGCATTTAAGAGATGTCCCGGAAGATGAACCAATTAATGCTCACTCTCATTTAATGGCAATGATGCTGACAACTAGTGAGATAATTCCCATTGTGGATGGTAAATTAGCTCTGGGAACCTGGCAATCTGTATTGTTTTTTGAGTTGGATGGGCCGCGCAAAAGAACGGTATTTTTTCAAATTTCTGGTGAATAA
- a CDS encoding UDP-N-acetylmuramoyl-tripeptide--D-alanyl-D-alanine ligase yields the protein MHCSATLNQLVEVLLASSVNLSENALKQVSYGIQTDSRTLKPGEVFLALRGEKFDGHEFVQTAIAKGAIVAIVDFEYENPGLPVLQVKDTLKAYQKIGRWWRDRFNIPVIGVTGSVGKTTTKELIAAVLGTKGLVHKTYGNYNNEIGVPKTLLELGAENDYAVIEMAMRGRGQIAELTQIARPTIGVITNVGTAHIELLGSEEAIAQAKCELLAEMSADSVAILNHDNPLLMSTAAKFWHGEVLTYGFSGGDIQGQLIDNDTVEVAGIQLPVPLPGRHNATNFLAALAVAKVLGIDWASLKAGVMVDMPTGRSQRFTLPNDVVILDETYNAAPEAMIAALQLLADTPGKRKIAVLGAMKELGERSQQLHQRVGETVKNLNLDGLLVLVDGQDAEAIAISAKGIPSECFATHADLVARLKTFVQAGDRLLFKAAHSVGLDRVVNQLRAEFSR from the coding sequence ATGCATTGTTCTGCCACCCTAAACCAACTGGTTGAAGTTCTTTTGGCCAGTTCTGTAAACTTATCTGAAAATGCTTTAAAACAAGTAAGTTACGGTATACAAACAGATAGCCGTACCCTGAAGCCGGGTGAAGTATTTCTAGCTTTACGAGGCGAAAAGTTTGATGGACACGAATTTGTGCAAACTGCGATCGCAAAGGGTGCAATAGTGGCAATTGTGGATTTTGAATACGAAAATCCGGGGCTTCCTGTATTACAAGTAAAAGACACCCTCAAAGCATATCAGAAAATTGGCAGATGGTGGCGCGATCGCTTTAACATTCCTGTAATTGGTGTAACAGGTTCCGTAGGTAAAACTACAACTAAAGAATTAATTGCCGCAGTTTTAGGAACTAAGGGGCTTGTTCACAAAACTTATGGAAATTACAACAACGAAATTGGTGTCCCGAAAACTCTCCTAGAACTTGGCGCAGAAAATGACTACGCCGTGATTGAAATGGCGATGCGGGGTAGGGGACAAATTGCCGAACTGACGCAAATAGCACGTCCAACAATTGGAGTGATTACCAATGTAGGGACGGCACATATTGAATTACTGGGTTCGGAAGAAGCGATCGCACAAGCAAAATGTGAGTTGTTAGCCGAAATGTCTGCTGATAGTGTGGCAATTCTCAACCACGACAATCCTTTATTAATGTCCACGGCAGCAAAATTTTGGCACGGAGAAGTTTTAACTTACGGCTTTTCTGGTGGGGATATCCAAGGACAATTAATTGATAACGACACTGTAGAAGTTGCCGGAATCCAACTACCTGTACCTTTACCTGGTCGTCACAATGCAACAAATTTCTTGGCAGCTTTAGCGGTAGCAAAAGTGTTGGGGATCGATTGGGCAAGCCTTAAAGCAGGTGTAATGGTGGATATGCCCACAGGGCGATCGCAGCGATTTACCTTACCCAACGATGTGGTAATCTTAGATGAAACCTATAATGCTGCACCAGAAGCTATGATCGCAGCCTTGCAATTATTGGCAGACACACCCGGAAAACGGAAAATTGCTGTGTTGGGTGCAATGAAAGAATTGGGAGAGCGATCGCAGCAGTTGCACCAGCGAGTGGGAGAAACAGTAAAAAATTTGAATTTAGACGGCTTGTTGGTTTTGGTTGATGGACAAGATGCCGAAGCGATCGCTATTAGTGCCAAAGGTATTCCATCGGAGTGCTTTGCAACTCATGCTGATTTGGTGGCTAGGTTAAAGACATTTGTGCAAGCAGGCGATCGTTTATTATTCAAAGCCGCTCATTCCGTGGGGCTAGATCGGGTAGTCAATCAGTTACGTGCAGAATTTTCCAGATGA
- a CDS encoding pyridoxal phosphate-dependent aminotransferase: protein MESLTSRMQAVQSPIIPVVGELIKDSPGTISLGQGVVYYNPPPEAIEFLPKFLAEPTNNLYKSVEGIPPLLTALAEKLQTFNGIEINGENCIVVTAGSNMAFMNAILAITEPGDEIILNTPYYFNHEMAIAMAGCRAVLVATDENYQLRPDAIAQAITPKTRAVVTISPNNPTGVVYSETALHQVNQICATCGIYHISDEAYEYFTYNGVKHVSPGAFENSSEYTISLFSLSKAYGFASWRIGYMVIPKHLFISVKQVQDTILICPPVISQYAALGALQAKAEYLQSHISAIAQVRQLVLDSLNRLQGLCSITPANGAFYFFLKVNTQMNALELVKRLIQEHKVAVIPGTTFGMDDGCYLRVAYGALQKDTAKDGIERLVQGLETIVRSL from the coding sequence ATGGAATCCCTAACCTCTCGTATGCAGGCGGTACAGTCGCCAATTATTCCTGTGGTTGGGGAACTGATTAAAGACTCTCCTGGAACAATCTCTCTAGGACAGGGTGTTGTTTATTACAATCCACCACCGGAAGCAATAGAATTTTTACCCAAATTCTTAGCCGAACCCACTAATAATTTATACAAATCAGTTGAAGGAATTCCCCCGTTGCTGACAGCACTTGCAGAAAAATTGCAAACCTTCAACGGTATTGAAATCAATGGGGAAAATTGTATCGTGGTGACAGCCGGGAGCAATATGGCATTTATGAATGCCATTCTTGCAATAACTGAGCCAGGCGATGAAATTATTTTGAATACGCCTTACTATTTCAACCACGAAATGGCGATCGCAATGGCTGGTTGTCGTGCAGTGTTAGTGGCGACAGATGAAAATTACCAACTGCGTCCAGATGCGATCGCTCAAGCAATTACCCCCAAAACGCGGGCTGTGGTGACAATTTCACCAAATAACCCGACTGGAGTTGTCTATTCAGAAACAGCATTGCACCAAGTAAATCAAATTTGCGCTACTTGCGGCATTTACCACATCAGCGATGAAGCTTATGAATACTTTACCTATAACGGGGTAAAACACGTTTCCCCTGGTGCATTTGAGAATAGTAGCGAGTACACCATTTCTCTTTTTAGCCTTTCTAAAGCATACGGTTTTGCCAGTTGGCGCATTGGCTACATGGTGATTCCCAAACACTTATTTATTTCCGTCAAACAAGTCCAGGATACAATTTTGATTTGTCCGCCAGTAATTTCCCAATATGCAGCTTTAGGGGCATTGCAAGCAAAAGCGGAGTATTTACAGAGTCATATAAGTGCAATAGCTCAAGTTCGACAATTAGTACTCGACTCCCTTAACCGCCTACAAGGTTTATGTAGTATTACACCTGCCAATGGTGCTTTCTATTTTTTCCTCAAAGTTAATACTCAGATGAATGCTTTGGAGTTAGTTAAAAGACTAATCCAGGAACATAAAGTAGCAGTTATTCCAGGTACAACCTTTGGTATGGATGACGGATGCTACCTCCGCGTTGCCTACGGTGCGCTGCAAAAAGATACAGCAAAAGATGGTATAGAAAGATTAGTGCAAGGTTTGGAAACTATAGTTAGGAGTTTGTAG